Proteins encoded together in one Festucalex cinctus isolate MCC-2025b chromosome 8, RoL_Fcin_1.0, whole genome shotgun sequence window:
- the atf1 gene encoding cyclic AMP-dependent transcription factor ATF-1 isoform X1: protein MSLGGSPVTLVQLPGGQLQVQGVIQSPQSSVIQAPQTHTSQGSDSEDSQDSSESGTTPQKTRELLARRPSYRKILNDLSSEGVPHSEGKDSSTTTGVTGVTIPAPIYQTTTGQYITVTPNGTIQLTNPGPDGVQELQVAMANPTGGQQGTTILQYAQTPDGQQILVPSNQVVVQDAGGEVQTYQIRSTPSSGSLPHALVMASSLGLPQSKSEDPTMKREIRLAKNREAARECRRKKKEYVKCLENRVAVLENQNKTLIEELKSLKELYCVKTG from the exons atgtCACTTGGTGGTTCTCCTGTGACCCTCGTCCAGCTGCCAGGGGGCCAGCTGCAGGTTCAAGGAGTCATCCAGTCTCCACAGTCGTCGGTCATTCAGGCGCCACAGACGCATACTTCACAG GGTTCAGATAGTGAGGATTCTCAGGATTCGTCAGAAAGTGGAACCACCCCACAAAAGACCAGAGAGCTCCTGGCCAGGCGACCATCATACAG AAAAATCCTAAATGACCTTTCATCTGAGGGCGTCCCGCACAGCGAGGGGAAGGACAGCTCGACAACCACAGGCGTGACGGGCGTGACCATACCCGCACCCATCTATCAGACTACCACCGGCCAGTATA TTACCGTGACTCCTAATGGAACCATCCAGCTGACAAATCCAGGACCTGACGGCGTTCAGGAACTTCAGGTCGCCATGGCCAACCCGACTGGAGGCCAGCAGGGTACAACAATCCTCCAGTATGCTCAGACTCCTGACGGCCAGCAGATCTTGGTACCAAGTAACCAGGTGGTTGTACAGG ATGCAGGGGGCGAAGTACAAACGTACCAAATCCGTTCAACACCGTCATCGGGCTCCCTGCCGCATGCCTTAGTGATGGCTTCGTCCCTGGGATTGCCTCAGAGCAAAAGTGAGGATCCAACCATGAAGAGGGAAATTCGACTTGCGAAAAACAG GGAAGCAGCCCGGGAGTGTCGGCGGAAGAAAAAGGAATACGTCAAATGCCTTGAGAATCGAGTGGCAGTGCTcgagaaccaaaacaaaaccctgATTGAGGAACTGAAAAGCTTAAAGGAACTTTATTGTGTGAAAACCGGATAA
- the atf1 gene encoding cyclic AMP-dependent transcription factor ATF-1 isoform X2, producing the protein MSLGGSPVTLVQLPGGQLQVQGVIQSPQSSVIQAPQTHTSQGSDSEDSQDSSESGTTPQKTRELLARRPSYRKILNDLSSEGVPHSEGKDSSTTTGVTGVTIPAPIYQTTTGQYITVTPNGTIQLTNPGPDGVQELQVAMANPTGGQQGTTILQYAQTPDGQQILVPSNQVVVQGGEVQTYQIRSTPSSGSLPHALVMASSLGLPQSKSEDPTMKREIRLAKNREAARECRRKKKEYVKCLENRVAVLENQNKTLIEELKSLKELYCVKTG; encoded by the exons atgtCACTTGGTGGTTCTCCTGTGACCCTCGTCCAGCTGCCAGGGGGCCAGCTGCAGGTTCAAGGAGTCATCCAGTCTCCACAGTCGTCGGTCATTCAGGCGCCACAGACGCATACTTCACAG GGTTCAGATAGTGAGGATTCTCAGGATTCGTCAGAAAGTGGAACCACCCCACAAAAGACCAGAGAGCTCCTGGCCAGGCGACCATCATACAG AAAAATCCTAAATGACCTTTCATCTGAGGGCGTCCCGCACAGCGAGGGGAAGGACAGCTCGACAACCACAGGCGTGACGGGCGTGACCATACCCGCACCCATCTATCAGACTACCACCGGCCAGTATA TTACCGTGACTCCTAATGGAACCATCCAGCTGACAAATCCAGGACCTGACGGCGTTCAGGAACTTCAGGTCGCCATGGCCAACCCGACTGGAGGCCAGCAGGGTACAACAATCCTCCAGTATGCTCAGACTCCTGACGGCCAGCAGATCTTGGTACCAAGTAACCAGGTGGTTGTACAGG GGGGCGAAGTACAAACGTACCAAATCCGTTCAACACCGTCATCGGGCTCCCTGCCGCATGCCTTAGTGATGGCTTCGTCCCTGGGATTGCCTCAGAGCAAAAGTGAGGATCCAACCATGAAGAGGGAAATTCGACTTGCGAAAAACAG GGAAGCAGCCCGGGAGTGTCGGCGGAAGAAAAAGGAATACGTCAAATGCCTTGAGAATCGAGTGGCAGTGCTcgagaaccaaaacaaaaccctgATTGAGGAACTGAAAAGCTTAAAGGAACTTTATTGTGTGAAAACCGGATAA
- the LOC144023966 gene encoding thiol S-methyltransferase TMT1B-like — MVSYLLKACRLLCLLLSLPLRLAVGLGLRDAYKRLFALLAYNITFSYNDKMHRVKKELFRNVCGFANSDGSLRLLEIGCGSGANFQFYPYGCTLLCADPNPHFETYLKRSMDANKHLTYEAFLVASAEDMEELDDESVDVVVCTLVLCSVRDVKLVLQEVRRVLKTGGAFYFMEHVASKPSTWTFFFQHTLEPLWFYIGDGCTLTRATWKDLESAGFSQLHLKHFEAPVTPLIRPHVMGYSIK, encoded by the exons ATGGTTTCTTATCTTTTGAAAGCATGCAGGCTCCTTTGCTTGTTGTTGAGTTTGCCTTTGCGTCTCGCGGTGGGGCTCGGTTTACGCGACGCCTACAAACGTCTCTTTGCACTGCTCGCCTACAACATTACGTTTTCGTATAACGACAAAATGCACCGCGTGAAAAAAGAACTCTTCCGGAACGTGTGCGGCTTTGCCAACAGCGACGGTTCGCTCCGCCTGCTTGAGATCGGCTGTGGCAGCGGGGCAAACTTCCAGTTCTACCCGTATGGATGCACGCTGCTGTGCGCGGATCCCAACCCGCACTTCGAGACTTACTTGAAGAGGAGCATGGACGCCAACAAGCACCTGACTTATGAGGCATTCCTGGTTGCCTCTGCAGAGGACATGGAGGAGCTGGACGACGAGTCTGTGGACGTGGTGGTGTGCACGTTGGTGTTGTGTTCTGTCAGGGACGTGAAGTTGGTTCTTCAGGAGGTTCGCCGTGTGCTGAAGACT GGCGGAGCCTTCTACTTTATGGAACACGTGGCGTCAAAGCCCTCAACCTGGACGTTCTTTTTCCAACACACACTCGAGCCTTTGTGGTTCTACATCGGAGATGGATGCACGCTTACAAGAGCGACATGGAAAGATCTCGAGTCGGCTGGCTTTTCTCAGCTTCACCTCAAACACTTCGAGGCGCCAGTGACCCCACTGATACGACCCCACGTTATGGGTTATTCCATCAAGTGA
- the atf1 gene encoding cyclic AMP-dependent transcription factor ATF-1 isoform X3 yields the protein MSLGGSPVTLVQLPGGQLQVQGVIQSPQSSVIQAPQTHTSQGSDSEDSQDSSESGTTPQKTRELLARRPSYSEGKDSSTTTGVTGVTIPAPIYQTTTGQYITVTPNGTIQLTNPGPDGVQELQVAMANPTGGQQGTTILQYAQTPDGQQILVPSNQVVVQDAGGEVQTYQIRSTPSSGSLPHALVMASSLGLPQSKSEDPTMKREIRLAKNREAARECRRKKKEYVKCLENRVAVLENQNKTLIEELKSLKELYCVKTG from the exons atgtCACTTGGTGGTTCTCCTGTGACCCTCGTCCAGCTGCCAGGGGGCCAGCTGCAGGTTCAAGGAGTCATCCAGTCTCCACAGTCGTCGGTCATTCAGGCGCCACAGACGCATACTTCACAG GGTTCAGATAGTGAGGATTCTCAGGATTCGTCAGAAAGTGGAACCACCCCACAAAAGACCAGAGAGCTCCTGGCCAGGCGACCATCATACAG CGAGGGGAAGGACAGCTCGACAACCACAGGCGTGACGGGCGTGACCATACCCGCACCCATCTATCAGACTACCACCGGCCAGTATA TTACCGTGACTCCTAATGGAACCATCCAGCTGACAAATCCAGGACCTGACGGCGTTCAGGAACTTCAGGTCGCCATGGCCAACCCGACTGGAGGCCAGCAGGGTACAACAATCCTCCAGTATGCTCAGACTCCTGACGGCCAGCAGATCTTGGTACCAAGTAACCAGGTGGTTGTACAGG ATGCAGGGGGCGAAGTACAAACGTACCAAATCCGTTCAACACCGTCATCGGGCTCCCTGCCGCATGCCTTAGTGATGGCTTCGTCCCTGGGATTGCCTCAGAGCAAAAGTGAGGATCCAACCATGAAGAGGGAAATTCGACTTGCGAAAAACAG GGAAGCAGCCCGGGAGTGTCGGCGGAAGAAAAAGGAATACGTCAAATGCCTTGAGAATCGAGTGGCAGTGCTcgagaaccaaaacaaaaccctgATTGAGGAACTGAAAAGCTTAAAGGAACTTTATTGTGTGAAAACCGGATAA
- the LOC144023967 gene encoding thiol S-methyltransferase TMT1A-like codes for MSFLMTFCTFVVKALCLPLHVLDAAGLYKLYKRVVPFFLYRLSKLYNKKMHERKKELFASLSEFKQPGEQLTILEVGCGTGSNFHFYPAGCKVICTDHNAHFEKYLQRNMRENPHVTYEKFAEASAEDLRSFQDACVDVVVCTLVLCSVDNVPQTLREVRRVLRPGGAFFFLEHVAADPTTWTYFFQHVLKPLCYYIGDGCQVTRATWTHLEAAGFSDLKLRHMKAPLIFFNKPHIMGYGVK; via the exons ATGTCTTTTCTGATGACATTTTGCACTTTCGTCGTCAAAGCATTGTGCCTGCCCTTGCACGTGCTGGACGCCGCGGGCTTGTACAAACTCTACAAACGCGTCGTTCCGTTTTTCTTGTATCGTCTCTCCAAGCTGTACAACAAGAAGATGCACGAGAGGAAGAAGGAGCTGTTCGCCTCCCTGTCCGAGTTCAAGCAACCCGGAGAGCAGCTCACCATCCTGGAGGTCGGCTGCGGCACCGGCTCCAATTTCCACTTTTACCCGGCCGGTTGCAAGGTGATCTGCACGGACCACAACGCGCACTTTGAGAAGTATCTGCAGAGGAACATGCGCGAGAACCCGCACGTCACGTATGAGAAGTTCGCGGAGGCCTCTGCGGAGGACTTGCGCTCATTCCAGGACGCGTGCGTGGACGTGGTGGTGTGCACGCTGGTGCTCTGCTCCGTGGACAATGTCCCGCAAACTCTGAGGGAGGTGCGTCGCGTGCTGAGGCCT GGCGGAGCCTTCTTTTTTCTCGAACACGTTGCCGCGGACCCGACGACGTGGACATATTTCTTCCAGCACGTCCTGAAGCCTCTGTGCTACTACATCGGTGATGGATGCCAGGTCACGCGGGCAACATGGACACATCTGGAAGCTGCCGGCTTCTCTGACCTCAAACTAAGACATATGAAAGCGCCACTCATCTTCTTCAACAAACCACACATCATGGGCTACGGCGTAAAGTAG